A portion of the Listeria innocua genome contains these proteins:
- a CDS encoding Fic family protein, translating to MHTNQRFPNEYLQDVLVRLAHHSSAIEGNTISLADTVSIILHNKVTGKESYDLREIYEVKNHEQAFDYVMEEIEALRPISVPTIKQIHAYLTDRLQYDHGEFKASANAILGADFQTASPQETPLLVQQWVDNVNYRLGTHEESLEKEPSKDDKLETILESHIDFERIHPFSDGNGRTGRMVMNYLLMENDFPPLIIKAEEKAVYMTYLANQDVSGFHTFAQQKLAQEKERVDQFRSTEKEQIQLPKKQKDDLER from the coding sequence ATGCATACAAACCAACGGTTTCCTAACGAATATTTACAAGATGTATTGGTACGTTTAGCCCACCATTCCAGTGCGATTGAAGGGAATACGATATCGCTCGCCGACACGGTATCTATTATCTTGCATAATAAAGTGACGGGGAAAGAAAGTTACGATCTTCGGGAAATTTATGAAGTGAAAAATCATGAACAAGCCTTTGATTATGTGATGGAAGAGATAGAAGCATTACGACCGATCAGTGTTCCAACAATCAAACAGATCCATGCGTATTTAACGGATCGACTGCAGTATGATCATGGCGAGTTCAAAGCGAGTGCCAATGCGATACTTGGTGCAGATTTCCAGACGGCGAGTCCACAAGAGACCCCCTTACTCGTGCAACAATGGGTAGATAATGTCAATTACCGTTTAGGAACGCATGAAGAAAGTTTGGAGAAAGAACCATCGAAAGATGATAAGTTAGAAACTATTCTGGAAAGCCATATTGACTTTGAACGTATCCATCCATTCAGTGATGGAAACGGACGAACAGGACGTATGGTGATGAATTATTTATTGATGGAAAATGATTTTCCACCATTGATTATCAAGGCAGAAGAAAAGGCGGTCTACATGACGTATCTAGCCAATCAAGATGTTTCGGGCTTCCATACATTTGCGCAACAGAAGCTGGCTCAAGAAAAAGAACGGGTAGATCAGTTTAGATCTACGGAAAAAGAACAAATCCAGTTGCCAAAAAAGCAAAAGGATGATTTAGAACGATAA
- a CDS encoding helix-turn-helix domain-containing protein: MTIQHQFAENLSRLKKEHGLKNHQIAELLNVQTRTVAYYMSGETKPDIEKLIRLATYFHLSIDELVGYVQEDKVWNDLSLKQWLLSLNLRSEEEIAKIKILVDTVETLYPN; encoded by the coding sequence ATGACTATTCAACACCAATTTGCTGAAAATCTTTCGAGATTAAAAAAAGAACATGGTCTCAAAAATCATCAAATTGCTGAATTATTAAACGTTCAAACACGAACCGTCGCTTACTACATGAGTGGTGAAACAAAACCAGATATTGAAAAGCTGATCCGTCTTGCCACTTACTTCCATCTATCGATAGATGAATTAGTCGGTTATGTTCAGGAAGACAAAGTATGGAACGATTTGTCCCTAAAGCAATGGTTACTATCCCTAAATTTGAGAAGCGAAGAAGAAATCGCGAAAATTAAAATATTGGTTGATACCGTTGAAACTTTGTATCCAAATTAA